ATTCGCTGAGGTTTAAGAAAATCAGGTAACCAACGGTTGCTTTCCCTACAGTGTTGATTTTTATATGGCTTTTCCTGTGTGACGTAAGGCCTGCCCTCTGGCTGAATCTTTTCCCACACTCAGCACACTTgtagggcttctctcctgtgtggattcgcACGTGGGTCATGAGGTTTCCCTTCTGACTGAACGTCTTCCCGCAGTCTGAGCACTTATATGGGTTCTCTCCCGAGTGGATTCTCTTGTGCGCTATGAGATTCCATTTCCGGTTGAAGCTCCTCCCGCAGTCTGAGCATTTGTACGGGGTTTCTCCTTTGTGGATTCGCTTGTGCCCAGTGAGATAGCGCTTCTgattgaagctcttcccacactcggAGCACTTGAACCGCCTGTCCCCGGCATGGTTCCTCTCATGCGGAACGAGGCTGGAACCATGAGGGAAGTTTTCCCGGCAGTCCGAGGGCTTGAACGTTTTCTCATCTGTGAGGATAGGTTCATGCTTAAGAAGGCCTCCACTCGGTCTGAAGCTTCCTTCGCCACTGGTGCAAGTTTTTAGTTCTTCACAATGACGGGCTTTGGTTTCTTTCTCGTTGAAATCACTTTGCCAGCAGGCAACAGTGCCCTCCATCCTGTTTTCCGGGTCTTTCCCCTGCTTACTTGCTGTTCCTTGCTGACCAAAAGGCATCGTCCCCTCCTCATAGTGTTGGAAAACCAAGCCTATTCTCATGGATGCGTCGTGCGATTCCACTTGACTGGAACCTTCTGGATGAAGATGATTTGCTGTCTGCCCATCACCTGCAGGGATAAGAAGGAAATTAGGAAAGGAACCACAGCCTTAAGTTACTGACttatttactgcatttatatgccacctttctgccaacgctcaaagtggtttacagtttatttatttatataccacctgctgccctaagaccccagggcagttaacaacaagataaaaacaatccaataaaaacagaacaaatgcagctaaaaatctaaaaagagcaagggacagctcattggccaaaagtctGAATAAAaaaggcagtcttcactttcctcctaaaggctgggagagagggagccatgcaggtCTTCTCAGCTGAGCATGAGTTCCACAGcttgggggcaataactgagaaggccctgtcctgtttAAAACAATGGCAGACAATATAATTGATGCAGCAAGTATGGCTCCacaactaacccctgctaacttggcaaagaagcaccttttaacatggtgattctctttatttagcagggggagagtaactatccacacccagcacggtacctccagtgactgttgctggtgtctatcttgtttctttttagactgtgagtcacctccagtgactgttgctggtgtctatcttgtttctttttagactgtgagtcctttggggacagggatccatcttatttatttattatttctctgtgtaaaccgccctgagctatttttggaagggcggtatagaaaccgattaaaataataataataataataaataaatgttgcagtAGATTCCTGGTGTGGAGGTGTTACTCAAGACTATGCCtcagcatggtgaaagttttaagCACTTTTCTTGTCAGAAGAAGAAATGGTTGTGActctcttgagggagtattcttcagaATTTcccgctctttttgttcaagccctcatCCATCCCCTTCCCACCACTGGGTTCCACTAGCTCTGCCCACTTGGACTGCCCAAAGTCCATTAATATTcacaggaacagagggagctgccttatactgagtcagaccatgccagagattgaacctgggatcttcagcatgcaaagccgATGATCTACcacggagctacagccccattccactccactgagttacaatggggcagatttgttttgggtttttttccttcagatttttgagAAACCAACTTATCTGCAGGATATTCCAAGTCTGCTAGTACCTCTCTTTTGcccacaggtgctccagttatgcatcATATGGGTAATAACATTTCTAGTTCTTTGGGATATAGCTATATTTAGATAGAAATTGGAAAAAGGTAATTCCCAAATTGAAAATTATCTGGAAATACTTCATTTTTCGTTGGAAAATTTCTCATTTCTATAAGTTTATTGTTGCACAGAATTGACTATAACAATAAACAGATGCCAATGCAACATTAGGCAAACttgttgtaattaatgtttttcaggtgattatccctaggaagtgtgtgtgagagaggacatacatgttttattgatttataaaCAGGAAGGTAATATAGTGAGGTTTCGTTTTAGCCTGGGGGAAATGTGGATAGCAAAATTTTCTGAGAATTTTTAATCCACATTTTATGccaatatgaaaaaaaaaatgcatgggattcccccccctcccgatttccccctccccaggaaAATTTCCAAatcaaaaatttccagaaaactCATATCTCTGAATCTTATTTTCATTTTAGGGTGATAATCCTTACCAAGGACCTCCTCCCATGTCCTGTGAATTTGATACGTATATAGCTGCCAGCACATGGGGGTGTTGTCTATACTTtgaatggctgccatcttgaaacaccATGGCTGATCTGCCAAAATATTCCACTGTCGGAGTCCCCCGGGTTTGCTTTTACTTTGTGTCAAACTTCAACACATGCAGTTGTCCATGTACTCTCTTCAACACAAGGGTTCCAAGAGGAACACATTTTAGTGTGGTTCTATATTTGTGTTTGGCAACTAtcttgaaacaaaatggtggctaggCAAAAAATACTTCCACCAAGTTTCCTTAGAACTCcctcccatgcagtgttccctctgacagggattcccagatgttgttgactacaactcccagaatccccagctgcaatggcttttgcttggggattatgggagttgtagtcaacaacatctgggaatccctgttagagggaacactgcaccatGTGTTGTGAGTTTGGTTTGTATTAGACCATAAAAtgcggggggacacacagacatggTGATTGCATAAGTCTTCTTCTTTTCAGAAAGTCAACTAAAAATAGATGGGAAGAGGAGAGGAACATAAGCAGATTCAAGGCACCAACCTTTTGCACTATTAATATTGAAGTCCTATGCTGGGAAGGCCATTGATGGTCTTTCACAACACTGATTTTTGTCACCTTCGAGTAGAAACAACAGATGTCACACTTACCCTGTGGGTTTCCATCTTTGCTCAGTTCGTGCTTAGCTACTCTGCAAAGCTGCCTGTTCCAAGTCTCCGACAGAACCTGCTCTGCTTCAGAGGAATTTACAGCAACCTCAACAAAAGGCCCTGGGACCTGAAGAGTAAATGTCGGGGAGGGGAAACATCAGTTTCAGTGAATGGTTCTGCTACAGCCAAGTATTTGATTCCATCCCAAAGTCACTGATGTACAAAAGCTCCACTTTCAAAATGCAAATGCTTAAGGTACCTCAACTACAACTAAGTCTAATGTTCTGACAAGCTAGTTTTCTACACGCAAGGATTATTTTTATATGGTGAAGCAGTCCATTATGTGCTTTCCACCCACAACTAGCAGACTGAAATGGTACAGTTCATGAATAACATTTACTACCTTTCCTGCGGTTTGTGTGAACTAGACCTAAGTGGTCTGAAGGATTCCAGCTACTTGTCAAGCATGTGgaatagggccttctcagtggttgcccctaggctctggaatgcccCTCCTAGACGTTTGTTCCCTCCTAACTCTTTCAGTTTTCCACCACTGCCTCAAGACCCTGCTTTTTAATCTAGGCTTTTGATATTTAATAGGATTAGAGGTTTTTtactattgtggctggagatgatggtagCTGTAGGTAACAACAGCTCGGGATCcaaacacgggaagctgccacagtcataccattggtctatctagctcagtattgtctacgcagcctggcagcggcttctccaaggttgcaggcaggagtctctctcaggtctATCTTGATGCTGCCTGCcaaggagggagcttgaaaccttctgcttttcccagagcggctccatcccctgaggggaatatctaacagtgctcacatgtggtctcccattcaaatgcaaccagggcagaccttgcttagctaaggggacaagtcatgcttgctaccccaagaccagctctcctcatccagGTTTGAGGACTCCTGAGATTAGTGTTTGGGATCATCTATCCTTTTAAATTGGCACTATTTCTGCATTTGGAATATTAACCACTGCTTTTATTCTTGCTGGGTTTTTGTATATTGTGGATTTTCTTATTGTAACTTTTGCTATGTATCTCCTAAGGACAACATGAAAAGTGATTAATAAatcctaaaacaaaacaaacaggcatacatacataaacatgtGATGGCTTTCTACTGCCCAATTGATGGGTTTccacaatacagtggtccctcgacttacaaactactcgacataagtatttttcgagttacaaacggcagttttagatccggttttagattcggttttttcgacttacaaatttttagatggggtttcctcgacttacaaattttacatgcggtttccttgacttacgaattttacatgcggtttccttgatttgcctgcctgtttactgcctgtttattcttgaaaagaaatgttcctgtgcagtttgcaagccttactgggggtctgggtcttttttctaggctccggaacgcattaatccgttcccaatgcattcctatgggaaaccgcttttcgacttatgaacttttcaacttacaaatgtgcattcggaacggattaatttcgtaagtagagggaccactgtagtttccACAGCCACCCTGCTTGCAAGAATCTGCAGAATCCCAACATTCTGCAAcgatagccccattcagacatcatattatacctgcattcagatgtctgtgctCTTGTACATATGTCTGTgcaaatgttcattttaaaagttacccTGGGTACAAGCCTCTTCAAATGCAGGACACAAATAAGAAGTGTagtgctgtacctgcattcagcatgacATATGAATAGGTATCTGCGTGCAGAACTGTCCCTGTGTTCACTGtacacaatagccctattcagccaTTAGTTTAAAAACACCTTATACAGGCACTGAAGAGGGTCAGAAGTCCCGCCCCAGGGCTGCCACTCACCCCCTCATTCTTCTTGCTGCTCACTGGGGTgatccaggctgccaatcacgGAGGTGTTTGCCCCAATGGTTACAGCACTTCTCTCTCCACACAAAACACCCCTGTAACTGTCAGTGGCGAGAACAGATGCTGCAATGGCGGTCGGAGAAAGACGGAGGGAGTGGGCGGGTAAGTGGCTCTGAAGGGGTATGGGGGCGGGGCTACTGCCAAAAAGAATCTCTAGCTCTGGAAGGTTCTGAGGTGTGGTCTGCGCCTGCACAGACATCCAATGGGGCTAGACAGTAGGACCACCCATGCGAACAAGGGAGTGAGTGACGTGCcgggtgggacttctgaccccCTTCTGCACCTGTAAGCGTGTAGGGTGCTTTTAaactaacatctgaatagggctagctCGTATGAGtattttaacataatgtgtgaatatttatttatttatttatttatttatttatttcatttcatttcatttcatttcatatctcaactcttcctccaaggagcccagagcggtgtactacatacttaggtttctcctcacaaccacgctgtgaagtaggttaggctgagagagaagtgactggcccagagtcacccagattgaaaataaaacagctaatattataatgcccttatacaaaactatggtgcaaccacacttggagtactacatacagttctggtcaccacatctaaaaaaagacattgtagaactggaaaaggtgcagaagtgggcaaccaagatgatcagggacgtggagcaccttccttatcaggcaaggctacaacacgtggggggttttaattcagaaaaaagacgactgcggggagacatgatagagatctataaaatcatgcatggtgtggagaaagtggagagagagaaattcttttccctctcacacaacactagaaccaggggtcatcccatgaaattgattgccaggaaatctaggaccaacaaacggaagtactttttcacacaatgcataatccacttgtggaattctctgccacaagatgtggtgacagccaacaacctggatggccttaagaggggcttggataacttcatggaggagaggtctatcaatggctactatttggagggctataggccaactccagcctcaaaggcaggatgcctctgagtaccagttgcaggggagtaacagcaggagagagggcattccctcaactcctgcctgtggcttccagcggcatctggtgggccactgtgtgaaacaggatgctggactagatgggccttgggcctgatccagcagggctgttcttatgttcttaagtatcatggctgaatggggatttgaactcgggtctccccagtcccagtccagcactctagccactacaccatgctggctatgaCTTATAATGCAGGGAAATCCATCAGGCATTGGGACACTCGCTTCTATCCCCTGCGAGGGAGATGACTGCAATATATATATTGGGTTCTTTGGAAACATCCAAACATACCGTCAGCCTGCGGTCACAGCCTCTCTGTGCTCTTTTGAGCAAGCGGTAATCAAACCGTCTCACCTGTGGCCCCCATCTCTTGCCGTCTCGCCTCCCCATCAGGAAGtcctctgccagggccaccgcctggctgcagctctccgGACTGCTCTCCCTGACCCAGCTCTGCATCTCCAGaggcaggatggtcaggaactgctccaggatcagcagctccaggatctgctccttggtGTGCCTCTCGGGCTTCAGCCACTGGTGGCAAAGCTCCCGGAGCCGGCTGCAGACCTCCCGGGGCCCTTtggcctcctggtagcagaactgccggAAGTGCTGGCGCCGCATCTCCGAGCGGATGGCGTCCTCGGCCAGCAACTCTTCCTTCACTTTCACAAAGGAATCCAGGCTCCGGTAGACCTTCTGGGCTTCTCCGCTGAGGCCCGGCAGGCTCTGAGTCACCCACCCTCCTCTGGACCACTGAGCGGCATCAGCGACGCCTCTGAAGGAGGCCTGGTAATCTTTCAGCTCCTCCCCGGATACAGGCAGGGGCAGCGATCCTGAGTCCGGAGCCTGCACGCTCTTCAGGAACTCCTGCCACTGGGATTCCCAGTATTGCTGCAGACCCTCCTCTGGTTCCCGCTTAATCTGCTGCGGAGGAGCCTTGCTCAGGAAAGTGCCGATGCTCCCAACGTGAACCACCTGTGGGCCTCGCTTTCCCTCTCCTTGCACCGTGTCCCACATCTTGGAGCCAGCTGTGTCCTGCTCGTGCATTTCCAGACCTGGGGTGGgagctgctcctcctcttccttccttctccttcacCCGTTCCAGTCTCCCTGTGTCTTGCTTCCAACGCAGGAAAGCCACAGATCTCTAGGGAAGTGCCCTCTAGACTTACATCGGTACAATTCCCTTGGAGTGATGATTGTCAAGCAGCAAGATGTGACAACTGCTCTTGGTTAGCAAAATGGGCTTTTCCTGCCAGCAAGAGACACAAAGGGGAGAGAGAATAAGAATCCTAGACTGTAAGTTCCTCGAGGGCAGGGAGCTGTCCTCTTGTAAAATGCCACATGTTTATGACTCTgcacaggtcttgtggtagcaagcatgacttgtccccttagctaagcagggtccaccctggttgcatatgaacgggagactagaagtgtgagcactgtaagatattcccctcaggggatggagccgctctgggaagagcagaaggttccaagttccctccctggcttctccaagatagggctgagagagattcctgcctgcagccttggagaagccactgccagtctgtgaagacaatactgagctagatagaccaatggtcctaactcagtatatggcagcttcctatgttcctatgtacctgaaTTCAATACTaggtctgatggctataggcctcctccacccttagaggcaagatgcttcaaaatgccggttgcaggggagcaatagcaggagaggggtcatgccctcacctcttgcctgtgggcttctcagaggcatctggtgggccattgtgggaaacaggatgctgcactagataggccatgggccttatccagcagggctgttcttatgttttaggTTTTTCCCTAGTTCTTTGATGTTTtaaagggagtgggggtggggggtatcgAGAATTCACTTCCTTTTGGGTAGATACAGATATAACTTGTTTTTAATCTGTATCTTtaaaggtcatcttaaattcagagtcatcttctatttgggtacatATGGTACCCAACACATATAAGTACccagtactttttaaaaactttttatattttaaaatataaaaataatctttatttaaacatttaaaaacctatataaaacagtaatatacagaacacagagcagcagcatcaGTAAAAACTATATCGTGagtgtgcatctttgttcattgcatgaGGGCAGCACTGATATGGAGGTCAGCTGCTGTTTATATGCCACCGATATTTCTTCTCCGTTGTGAttgctattttattattgttacaGATTCTATACTAGATACTAGTATAGTATCTAGAATACTATACTAATATATAGAATACTAGatacttagggacataggaagctgccacatacggagtcagaccattggtccatctagctcagtatagtctacacagactggcaccagcttctccaaggctgtagacaggagtctctctcagccctatcttggagatgccagggaaggaacttggaaccttctacctacaagcatacagatgctcttcccagagtggctccatcccctgaagggaatatcttaccagtgctcacacatgtagtctcccattcatatgcaaccagggcagaccctacttagcaaaggggacaagtcatgcttgccaccacaagaccagctctagcaTTCAGACTAGCATTCAAAGCAGTTAAGCATTCAAAGCAACCatttcatgaggcagggtgagacagttgcctcaggcacataggaacataggaagctgccatatactgagtcagaccattggtccatctcgctcagtattgtctacacagactggcagcagcttctccaaggttgcaggcaggaatccctctcagccctatcttcgagatgccagggagggaacttggaacctgttcttcccagagcggcttcatcccctgaggggaatctcttacagcgctcacacttctagtctccctttcgtatgcaaccagggcggatcctgtttagcttaaggggacaagtcatgcttgctgccacaagaccagctctcttcccaaggtATGGGTGTGAAAGGGTGCAAGGgatggcaagccctgccccacaCTCCACCACAGATACATTTGCCtgcagatgggtgtgtgtgtgtcatattgTTCTTCACTTCAggtagcaaaatgtcttggactgccccAATTACATATAAAATTGCCTTCTACCAAGTTGAACCTTTGATCTATGGCGCTCAGCATTGTCTCCTGACTAACAGCGGCATTCCAGGGTTTCGCACGGAGAaggtttcccagccctgcttgcagGCGCCAGGGGTTGAACCCGTGACCTTTTATAAGCAAAGCAGGTGATTTACCACAGAGCTACATGCATTTATTTGTAGTCTACTTTTCTTCACAAAAGAAAACTCAAAGCAGCTGACTGTAACAAAGCAGCTGAGATAACAATAACCAAaacagacataagaacagccctgctggatcaggcccaaggcccatctagtctagcatcctgtttcacacggtggcccacctgggcactttccagattacaatTTACAACAGGTGTAAAaagcttcggcttggcaggattgtattgacaacaatccccagaatctcaaactcctacaatgggaaaatgcagctatttttctgcaacgggtttgcaacgttgtagcactataatgcaaagataaaatccaaaataaggcatcggaaatctgattggcaccttgctgtcagcacagggactgcggtgtcacaacacaggaagtatggaagcatacttagcagatccgtagtgacatttttgtagggtttaatctggaaagcgcccagatgcctctgggaaacccacaggcaagaggtgagggcttgacctctctcctgctattgctcccctgcgtccttaaaaaaaacaaacccggGGCTAAAAGGCCCTAGAAATGTGAGGGGTGTGtgcctaccatgctccatgggtccaCAACAGTCAAGTAATGCCCCCAACAGCTGAAAATTTGCCAGAAATCAGCTGAAaattgccattttatt
Above is a window of Hemicordylus capensis ecotype Gifberg chromosome 2, rHemCap1.1.pri, whole genome shotgun sequence DNA encoding:
- the LOC128343079 gene encoding zinc finger and SCAN domain-containing protein 31-like; the encoded protein is MHEQDTAGSKMWDTVQGEGKRGPQVVHVGSIGTFLSKAPPQQIKREPEEGLQQYWESQWQEFLKSVQAPDSGSLPLPVSGEELKDYQASFRGVADAAQWSRGGWVTQSLPGLSGEAQKVYRSLDSFVKVKEELLAEDAIRSEMRRQHFRQFCYQEAKGPREVCSRLRELCHQWLKPERHTKEQILELLILEQFLTILPLEMQSWVRESSPESCSQAVALAEDFLMGRRDGKRWGPQVPGPFVEVAVNSSEAEQVLSETWNRQLCRVAKHELSKDGNPQGDGQTANHLHPEGSSQVESHDASMRIGLVFQHYEEGTMPFGQQGTASKQGKDPENRMEGTVACWQSDFNEKETKARHCEELKTCTSGEGSFRPSGGLLKHEPILTDEKTFKPSDCRENFPHGSSLVPHERNHAGDRRFKCSECGKSFNQKRYLTGHKRIHKGETPYKCSDCGRSFNRKWNLIAHKRIHSGENPYKCSDCGKTFSQKGNLMTHVRIHTGEKPYKCAECGKRFSQRAGLTSHRKSHIKINTVGKATVGYLIFLNLSESAQEGSPVEA